The proteins below come from a single Azospirillum thermophilum genomic window:
- a CDS encoding SphA family protein, with protein MTTFTDRLGRLCSLLAVTAALAAAAPARATEAVAQYPDGAEGIMAGAVPPPGTYFLNYLTHYTAHRVNDGDGDKLPVNFRLNATAEVARLLYVSEYQILGGNWGAHILVPVVNLDYDLGPFSVRQFGLGDITVDPFILSWHWPNFHLVTALDIYLPTGRYDKTKPLNIGANHWGFEPVVAGTYLSDSGFEASAKLMYAFNTRNTDTDYRSGQAFHTDFFTGQHWGDWTAGLGGYWFRQTTGDRRGGTDIGNRGQAFALGPALQYDFGGISLIGKWQHEFVSENRPQGDKLWVKLVARL; from the coding sequence ATGACGACCTTCACCGACCGCCTCGGGCGGCTGTGCTCCCTCCTGGCCGTGACGGCCGCTCTCGCCGCCGCGGCGCCCGCGCGGGCGACCGAGGCGGTCGCGCAATATCCCGACGGGGCGGAGGGCATCATGGCCGGCGCGGTGCCGCCGCCCGGCACCTATTTCCTCAACTACCTCACCCACTACACCGCCCACCGCGTCAACGACGGCGACGGCGACAAGCTCCCCGTCAACTTCCGCCTGAACGCCACGGCGGAGGTGGCCCGCCTGCTCTATGTCAGCGAGTATCAAATCCTCGGCGGCAACTGGGGCGCCCACATCCTGGTGCCGGTGGTCAATCTCGACTACGACCTCGGCCCCTTCTCGGTGCGCCAGTTCGGGCTGGGCGACATCACGGTCGATCCCTTCATCCTCTCCTGGCACTGGCCGAACTTCCATCTGGTGACGGCGCTCGACATCTATCTGCCGACCGGCCGCTACGACAAAACCAAGCCGCTGAACATCGGCGCCAACCATTGGGGGTTCGAGCCGGTGGTGGCCGGCACCTACCTGTCCGACAGCGGGTTCGAGGCGTCGGCCAAGCTGATGTACGCCTTCAACACCCGCAACACCGACACCGACTACCGGTCCGGCCAGGCCTTCCACACCGACTTTTTCACCGGCCAGCACTGGGGGGACTGGACGGCCGGGCTCGGCGGCTACTGGTTCAGGCAGACGACCGGCGACCGGCGCGGCGGCACCGACATCGGCAACCGCGGGCAGGCCTTCGCCCTCGGTCCCGCGCTGCAATACGACTTCGGCGGCATCTCGCTCATCGGCAAGTGGCAGCACGAGTTCGTCAGCGAAAACCGGCCGCAAGGTGACAAACTCTGGGTGAAGCTCGTCGCGCGTCTGTGA